In one window of Bradyrhizobium sp. AZCC 1721 DNA:
- a CDS encoding thiazole synthase has product MLNFYGKTFSSRLLIGTALYPSPAIMQEAIRASGANIVTVSLRREAAGGKTGDAFWSLIRELDVTVLPNTAGCRSVREAVTTAKLARELFGTPWIKLEVIADNDTLQPDVVGLVEAAGILIKDGFEVFPYCTEDLSVAMRLVETGCKVVMPWAAPIGSAKGITNRDALKLMRERLPDVTLVVDAGIGAPSHAAHALELGYDAVLLNTAVAKATDPVAMANAFRLGVEAGRAAYEAGLMEARDFASPSTPVIGTPFWHAVS; this is encoded by the coding sequence ATGCTGAACTTCTACGGCAAAACCTTCTCCTCCCGCCTGCTGATCGGCACGGCGCTCTATCCCTCGCCGGCGATCATGCAGGAGGCGATCCGCGCCTCCGGCGCCAACATCGTCACGGTGTCGCTGCGGCGCGAGGCTGCCGGCGGCAAGACCGGCGATGCGTTCTGGTCGCTAATCCGCGAGCTCGATGTCACCGTGCTGCCGAACACCGCCGGCTGCCGCAGCGTGCGCGAGGCGGTGACCACCGCAAAGCTGGCGCGCGAATTGTTCGGTACGCCCTGGATCAAGCTCGAAGTGATCGCCGACAACGACACGCTGCAGCCCGACGTGGTCGGCCTGGTCGAAGCCGCCGGAATCCTGATCAAGGATGGCTTTGAGGTGTTCCCCTATTGCACCGAGGATCTTTCGGTGGCGATGCGGCTGGTCGAAACGGGGTGCAAGGTGGTGATGCCCTGGGCCGCGCCGATCGGCAGCGCGAAGGGGATCACCAACCGCGATGCGCTAAAACTGATGCGCGAGCGCCTGCCTGACGTGACGCTGGTGGTCGATGCCGGCATCGGCGCCCCGTCGCATGCCGCCCACGCCCTCGAACTCGGCTACGACGCCGTGCTGCTCAACACCGCGGTGGCAAAGGCAACCGATCCCGTCGCAATGGCCAACGCCTTCCGCCTCGGCGTCGAAGCCGGCCGCGCCGCTTACGAAGCCGGCCTGATGGAAGCCCGCGACTTCGCCTCGCCCTCCACCCCTGTGATCGGGACACCGTTCTGGCATGCCGTATCCTGA
- the thiS gene encoding sulfur carrier protein ThiS, with translation MRVTINGEQREIASERVDALLSELEYEGTHFAIAVNYDVLPKSRWAETALKAGDEIEIITPRQGG, from the coding sequence ATGCGTGTGACCATCAACGGCGAACAGCGCGAGATCGCTTCGGAGCGCGTCGACGCCCTGCTCTCCGAGCTCGAATACGAAGGCACGCATTTCGCGATCGCCGTGAATTACGACGTGCTGCCGAAAAGCCGCTGGGCCGAGACCGCGCTGAAAGCCGGCGACGAAATCGAGATCATCACGCCACGACAGGGAGGGTGA
- a CDS encoding FAD-dependent oxidoreductase has product MYQKSDLRGDSPVSIIGAGIAGAWQALLFAQGGHAVTLYERSDAAMTLSTSHWAGGMLAPYCEAETSEPVIGRLGFRSLDLWRELFPNTPFNGSLVVAHPRDRADFERFAKLTNGHVRLDASGVGALEPSLDGRFRDGLFYAEEGHVEPRKVLPELHARIEAAGGTIKFDCDISAEDLDGIVIDCRGLSARDEQPELRGVKGEMIIIETSEVELLRPVRLIHPRWPLYVIPRGDRIFMLGATSIEAEDTGVSVRSALELLGAAYAVHPAFAEARIVEFGSGLRPAFPDNLPRITVRENKIAVNGLYRHGFLVAPALAELTLNYVQRGQIDNEVMRCV; this is encoded by the coding sequence ATGTACCAGAAGTCAGATCTGCGGGGGGATTCCCCCGTCTCCATCATCGGCGCGGGCATTGCCGGCGCATGGCAGGCGCTGCTGTTCGCACAGGGCGGCCACGCCGTCACTCTGTACGAGCGCAGTGACGCCGCTATGACGCTTTCCACCAGCCACTGGGCCGGCGGCATGCTGGCGCCTTATTGCGAGGCAGAGACGTCCGAGCCCGTGATCGGCCGGCTCGGCTTCCGCTCGCTCGATTTGTGGCGCGAGCTCTTTCCTAATACCCCGTTCAACGGATCGCTGGTGGTGGCGCATCCGCGCGACCGCGCCGATTTCGAGCGTTTTGCCAAACTCACCAACGGCCATGTCAGGCTCGACGCAAGCGGCGTCGGCGCGCTCGAACCCTCGCTGGACGGCCGTTTTCGCGACGGCCTGTTCTATGCCGAGGAGGGCCATGTCGAGCCGCGCAAGGTGCTGCCCGAGCTGCATGCGCGCATCGAAGCCGCCGGCGGCACGATCAAGTTCGATTGCGATATCAGTGCGGAAGATCTCGACGGCATCGTGATCGACTGCCGCGGGCTCTCGGCGCGCGACGAGCAGCCGGAATTGCGCGGCGTCAAGGGCGAGATGATCATCATCGAGACGAGCGAAGTCGAGCTGTTGCGCCCGGTGCGGTTGATCCATCCGCGCTGGCCGCTCTACGTCATCCCGCGCGGCGACAGAATATTCATGCTGGGCGCGACCTCGATCGAGGCCGAGGACACCGGCGTCAGCGTGCGTTCGGCGCTGGAGTTGCTCGGCGCGGCCTATGCCGTGCATCCGGCCTTTGCCGAAGCGCGCATCGTCGAATTCGGTTCGGGCTTGCGTCCCGCCTTCCCCGACAATCTGCCGCGGATCACGGTTCGCGAGAACAAGATCGCGGTCAACGGCCTTTACCGCCACGGTTTTCTTGTGGCGCCGGCGCTGGCCGAGCTGACGCTGAACTATGTGCAGCGCGGCCAGATCGACAATGAGGTGATGCGATGCGTGTGA
- a CDS encoding transglycosylase SLT domain-containing protein: protein MKSFLKFVWLSAMAALLVSPSAMAQSRAQYQSMVAAHAAANNVPEALVHRVIVRESKYHPNLVGRGGTIGLMQIKLPTARGLGYTGDAAGLRDPDTNLAWGIKYLAGAYRAAGGDHGRAVRYYASGYYYAAKRQRQEKPLQIAPVLASGATPKIVAAPVGTPADANALQATK, encoded by the coding sequence ATGAAAAGTTTTCTGAAGTTTGTCTGGCTTTCCGCCATGGCAGCGCTCCTGGTTTCACCCTCGGCAATGGCGCAGAGCCGCGCGCAATATCAAAGCATGGTCGCCGCCCACGCCGCCGCCAACAACGTGCCGGAAGCGCTGGTGCACCGGGTGATCGTGCGCGAGAGCAAGTATCATCCGAACCTGGTCGGACGCGGCGGCACCATCGGGTTGATGCAGATCAAGCTGCCGACCGCGCGCGGCCTCGGCTACACCGGCGACGCCGCGGGGCTGCGCGATCCCGACACCAATCTCGCCTGGGGCATCAAATATCTCGCCGGCGCCTATCGCGCCGCGGGCGGCGATCACGGCCGCGCCGTGCGTTACTATGCGAGCGGCTATTATTACGCCGCAAAGCGCCAGCGGCAGGAGAAGCCGCTGCAGATCGCGCCCGTGCTGGCGAGCGGTGCGACGCCGAAAATCGTCGCCGCGCCGGTCGGAACGCCGGCTGACGCGAACGCGCTGCAGGCGACAAAATAG